A single genomic interval of Cellvibrio sp. PSBB023 harbors:
- a CDS encoding DUF2878 domain-containing protein, giving the protein MAFTLTNVLLFQVGWFVCILFASQWAVLYTLAAGCVHFYWSQTRVRDAIAVVLCLLIGVVHDSVLIHAGLIRFVESSLWPPLWLMCLWLLLGITLNHSLRWVYERPYWSAMLGAISGPLSYLAGVKLSSAEWSSPLTEVIPIIAFLWLLVLPLHRFLSVRITPYVQD; this is encoded by the coding sequence TTGGCGTTTACACTAACGAATGTCCTGCTGTTTCAAGTGGGCTGGTTTGTTTGCATATTGTTTGCCAGCCAATGGGCCGTGTTATACACCTTGGCGGCAGGCTGCGTGCATTTTTATTGGTCGCAAACGCGTGTTCGCGATGCAATTGCCGTTGTTCTGTGTTTGCTGATTGGTGTTGTGCACGATTCGGTTTTGATCCATGCCGGACTGATCCGGTTCGTGGAATCATCGCTCTGGCCGCCATTGTGGCTAATGTGTTTATGGCTCCTGTTAGGCATCACCCTTAATCATTCCTTGCGCTGGGTGTACGAACGCCCTTACTGGTCTGCCATGCTGGGGGCTATATCTGGCCCGTTGAGTTATTTGGCAGGTGTTAAGCTTTCTTCGGCAGAATGGTCTAGCCCCTTAACAGAGGTTATTCCTATAATAGCCTTCCTGTGGCTGCTTGTTCTGCCGTTGCATCGTTTTTTGAGTGTGAGGATAACGCCCTATGTACAAGATTAA
- a CDS encoding EscU/YscU/HrcU family type III secretion system export apparatus switch protein produces the protein MTQTYSGAQLQKAVALYYDGKNAPHVSAKGTGAVAEQIITIANEHGVPLCDNAALVDLLVTLELGDEIPEALYIAVAYIIAFAYQLEGKVPDAWQTE, from the coding sequence ATGACCCAAACCTATTCCGGTGCGCAATTACAAAAAGCTGTTGCACTTTATTACGATGGTAAAAATGCCCCACACGTGAGCGCCAAAGGCACCGGAGCGGTAGCAGAGCAAATTATTACGATCGCCAATGAACACGGCGTGCCGCTGTGCGACAACGCGGCACTGGTGGATTTATTGGTCACCTTGGAGTTGGGCGATGAAATTCCGGAAGCGCTGTACATTGCCGTCGCTTACATCATCGCCTTTGCTTATCAATTGGAAGGGAAAGTACCGGATGCCTGGCAGACTGAATAG
- a CDS encoding flagellar hook-length control protein FliK, with protein sequence MDIHSIANKSDLTLRNQQQIQIEQISALAKTLGLKTGDQFIAQVEKVTQASPAERAELVKSIEAALTQLNKNSSAPAVKAVLNQLQEQKALIQTPTLKLINLTASNPLQTAATPAVATNLLSYSTESLPLGQTLLLQLTANQRVQIIEPITQEQLNKVISLITALQNEGKPLSVSLQDLLRNVQQGSVQEQLVAKAQQAISESLRQLLPVKDRGQDMLGTLPKLTQFIQQLPPAARAEWLSNELQGALKTLANHIRLSDQLTNPKLLEMTLTNNGQRFEQKLAQLMGLTTPNNTLPADKPTATQVPKSGTASPTNAITAQLATQGLKNTAPDMTANNKVLGITPDKLAAQDLKGALLGVLYQLERELVTSSAAALIPVSEAGKLQFASALPQLLAFMMQKQPAELSQKQLRAQLVMLMHQYTLGSLAKIQLQQIHTLSHQLTQTDQPQPTQSWQMEIPVRHGHDIHPLSIQLEQKWVEDADESNEKETKRVRQWNVMLGFDLPELGRLYAQLALLGERLSVKFWAEQEKTLLQAQARLDAFKAQLEKEGIQIAQMQCVPGLPPTPKMSLNYSLVDVKT encoded by the coding sequence ATGGACATTCACTCTATCGCCAACAAGTCCGATTTGACCCTGCGCAACCAGCAACAGATTCAGATTGAGCAAATCAGTGCCTTGGCCAAAACCCTAGGGCTGAAAACCGGTGATCAGTTTATCGCCCAAGTGGAAAAAGTAACCCAGGCCAGCCCTGCCGAGCGCGCCGAGCTAGTAAAGTCGATTGAGGCAGCCTTAACACAACTCAATAAAAACTCCTCTGCCCCTGCAGTAAAAGCGGTTTTAAACCAGCTTCAGGAGCAAAAAGCGCTCATTCAGACCCCGACGTTAAAACTCATCAACCTGACTGCCTCCAATCCGCTGCAGACAGCGGCCACCCCGGCGGTAGCAACCAATCTTCTCAGTTACAGCACCGAGTCCCTCCCCCTTGGACAAACATTGCTCCTGCAGCTAACGGCGAACCAACGCGTACAAATCATAGAGCCCATTACCCAAGAGCAATTGAATAAGGTGATAAGCCTGATCACGGCCTTGCAAAACGAGGGAAAGCCTCTGTCGGTATCCCTGCAGGATCTGTTACGCAATGTGCAACAAGGCAGTGTGCAGGAACAGCTAGTCGCCAAAGCCCAACAAGCAATCAGCGAAAGTTTGCGCCAGCTCTTGCCTGTCAAAGACCGAGGGCAAGACATGCTGGGCACCCTGCCAAAACTCACCCAATTTATCCAGCAATTGCCACCCGCTGCCCGTGCTGAATGGCTGTCGAATGAATTGCAGGGAGCATTGAAGACTCTGGCCAATCACATTCGCCTTAGTGATCAACTAACCAACCCCAAATTACTGGAGATGACGCTGACCAATAATGGGCAGCGCTTTGAACAAAAATTGGCCCAGCTTATGGGCCTTACTACCCCAAACAACACCCTCCCTGCCGATAAACCAACAGCCACTCAGGTGCCCAAAAGCGGCACCGCCTCACCCACCAATGCCATAACCGCGCAATTGGCGACTCAGGGGCTAAAAAATACAGCCCCTGATATGACGGCAAACAACAAAGTGCTTGGTATCACCCCGGACAAACTTGCCGCGCAAGATTTAAAAGGGGCGCTACTGGGTGTGTTGTATCAATTAGAGCGAGAGCTTGTTACCAGCTCCGCAGCCGCACTCATTCCAGTCAGTGAAGCGGGAAAGTTACAGTTCGCCAGCGCCCTGCCCCAACTGCTGGCATTTATGATGCAAAAACAACCCGCAGAACTCAGCCAAAAACAACTGCGCGCCCAACTGGTCATGTTGATGCACCAATACACACTCGGTAGCTTAGCTAAGATTCAGTTGCAACAAATCCATACCCTCAGCCATCAACTGACGCAAACTGATCAACCGCAGCCCACACAATCCTGGCAAATGGAAATTCCTGTGCGCCACGGGCATGACATTCACCCGCTCAGCATCCAGCTTGAACAGAAATGGGTGGAAGATGCAGACGAGTCCAACGAAAAAGAAACCAAGCGAGTGCGGCAATGGAATGTCATGCTGGGTTTTGATTTGCCGGAACTGGGGCGACTCTATGCGCAGTTGGCACTATTGGGTGAACGGTTGAGTGTAAAATTTTGGGCGGAACAGGAAAAAACTTTGCTACAGGCGCAAGCCAGATTGGATGCCTTTAAAGCCCAATTGGAAAAAGAAGGGATTCAAATCGCACAGATGCAATGTGTGCCGGGCTTACCACCCACGCCTAAAATGTCCCTGAATTATTCATTGGTTGATGTAAAAACCTGA
- the ccmA gene encoding cytochrome c biogenesis heme-transporting ATPase CcmA — MTDLVTPLLELHNLSCERDERCLFAGLSLSLAAGDLVQIGGPNGAGKTTLLRALAGISQDYSGEIRYCGQSLATVRWEFARDSLYLGHLAGIKKALSPLENLSWYLAQTGDSGDIHQALSAVGLYGYEDTPCYQLSAGQLRRVALARLYLSQARIWILDEPFTAIDKPGVAQLEALIAKQVAQGGLVILTSHQDLTLPQLRMVNLQDYQPAGAINETCGASVNG; from the coding sequence ATGACTGATTTGGTAACTCCGCTGCTTGAATTGCACAACCTCAGTTGCGAGCGCGACGAGCGTTGTTTATTTGCCGGTCTTAGCCTCAGCCTTGCCGCTGGCGATCTGGTGCAAATCGGTGGCCCCAACGGCGCCGGAAAAACCACACTACTGCGTGCACTGGCAGGCATCAGTCAGGATTACTCTGGCGAAATTCGTTACTGTGGCCAGTCACTTGCTACAGTGCGTTGGGAGTTCGCCCGCGACAGCCTCTATCTCGGTCATCTTGCCGGCATTAAAAAAGCCCTCAGCCCCCTTGAAAACCTCAGTTGGTATCTCGCCCAAACCGGCGATAGCGGCGATATCCACCAAGCCCTTAGCGCAGTAGGGCTATATGGCTACGAAGATACGCCCTGTTACCAGCTTTCGGCCGGCCAATTGCGCCGTGTCGCGCTGGCGCGTCTGTACTTGAGTCAGGCGCGCATCTGGATTCTTGACGAACCCTTCACCGCCATCGATAAACCGGGCGTTGCCCAGTTGGAAGCGCTTATCGCCAAACAGGTTGCCCAGGGTGGCTTGGTAATATTGACCTCCCATCAGGATCTGACCTTGCCGCAGCTGCGTATGGTCAACTTGCAGGATTATCAACCGGCAGGGGCCATCAATGAAACTTGCGGGGCATCAGTCAATGGCTAA
- the ccmB gene encoding heme exporter protein CcmB, with protein MANPALHNERAGFSLLAGFIASFRRDLLVAARHKSELANPLVFFLIAITLIPLGVSPEKAVLTLLAPGIVWVMALLATLLSLDGLFRSDYDDGSLEQMLISPQSLYFAVMAKVLVHWLVSGLPVTLLAPILALMLSLPAEGYWALFVSLLLGTASMSLIGAVGAALTVSLRKGGLLLSLIVMPLYIPVLIFGASAVQTAVQGGAITMQLAVLGAFLALAIVLAPIAAMGALRISANG; from the coding sequence ATGGCTAACCCCGCATTGCACAATGAGCGTGCAGGTTTCTCCCTGCTGGCCGGATTCATCGCCAGTTTCCGTCGGGATTTATTGGTTGCTGCGCGGCATAAATCGGAACTTGCTAATCCGCTGGTGTTTTTCCTGATCGCCATCACTCTCATTCCATTGGGCGTCAGCCCGGAAAAGGCCGTGTTGACCTTACTGGCGCCAGGCATAGTGTGGGTAATGGCTCTCCTGGCTACACTGCTGTCCCTCGATGGCTTATTTCGCAGCGACTATGACGATGGATCTCTTGAGCAAATGCTGATTAGCCCGCAATCGCTGTATTTTGCCGTGATGGCCAAGGTGCTGGTGCACTGGTTGGTATCTGGTCTGCCGGTGACTTTGCTGGCTCCCATACTGGCGTTAATGCTCAGTTTGCCCGCAGAGGGCTATTGGGCGCTCTTTGTCTCCCTGTTACTGGGTACGGCATCCATGAGTTTGATTGGCGCAGTAGGGGCAGCACTCACAGTTTCATTACGTAAAGGTGGGTTATTGTTGTCGCTAATCGTCATGCCCCTGTATATTCCTGTTCTCATTTTTGGGGCCAGTGCAGTACAAACCGCTGTGCAGGGCGGCGCTATCACTATGCAATTGGCAGTTCTTGGCGCTTTTTTAGCCTTGGCTATTGTTTTGGCGCCCATAGCGGCAATGGGTGCACTGCGCATCAGTGCTAACGGTTAA
- a CDS encoding heme ABC transporter permease, producing the protein MAWQWFHRLGSPRWFYEKTTSWLPWLAAISIALILTGAVWGLAFAPADYKQGNSYRIIYIHVPAAFLALAGYYIMALSGAVGLIWKMKLPFMVMKSAAPIGAVLTFISLVTGSIWGKPTWGTWWEWDARITSMLILFFLYLGMIALQQAFQHRDTADKASAVLALVGMVNIPIIYKSVDWWNTLHQPATIKFTSKSSIDPSMLYPLLTMVIGFYCFYALVLLLNTRLEVLRRESKTQWVNDLLSDTKTESKS; encoded by the coding sequence ATGGCATGGCAATGGTTTCATCGTTTAGGTTCTCCCCGCTGGTTTTATGAAAAAACCACTTCCTGGTTGCCATGGTTGGCCGCAATCAGCATCGCCTTGATTCTGACTGGCGCTGTATGGGGCTTGGCCTTTGCGCCCGCGGATTACAAGCAGGGTAATAGCTACCGCATTATTTACATCCACGTGCCTGCTGCCTTTTTGGCGCTGGCCGGTTATTACATCATGGCTCTCTCGGGTGCCGTGGGTCTCATCTGGAAAATGAAATTGCCCTTCATGGTGATGAAGTCAGCGGCTCCTATTGGCGCTGTGCTCACGTTTATCTCCCTGGTCACTGGGTCTATCTGGGGCAAACCTACTTGGGGAACCTGGTGGGAATGGGATGCGCGCATCACCTCCATGCTGATTTTGTTCTTTCTGTATCTGGGCATGATTGCGTTGCAGCAGGCGTTTCAGCACCGCGATACCGCAGACAAAGCCAGTGCGGTATTGGCGTTGGTCGGCATGGTGAATATCCCGATCATCTACAAGTCGGTCGATTGGTGGAATACCCTGCATCAACCCGCAACTATTAAATTCACCAGCAAATCGTCTATTGATCCATCAATGCTTTATCCCTTGTTGACTATGGTTATCGGTTTTTACTGCTTCTATGCCTTGGTGTTGCTGCTGAATACTCGCCTTGAGGTGTTGCGTCGCGAAAGTAAAACCCAGTGGGTCAACGATCTACTGAGCGATACCAAAACGGAGTCCAAATCATGA
- the ccmD gene encoding heme exporter protein CcmD, with amino-acid sequence MKFQFESLADFLAMSGHGPYVWASYAITFIALIFLVVNPVLQQRALVKQQKKLRKLAQGPLEPSSNP; translated from the coding sequence ATGAAATTCCAATTTGAGTCACTGGCAGATTTTTTGGCAATGAGTGGCCATGGTCCTTATGTGTGGGCCTCCTATGCCATCACCTTCATTGCCCTGATCTTTTTGGTAGTAAACCCAGTATTACAGCAGCGGGCATTGGTAAAACAGCAAAAAAAATTGCGCAAATTGGCGCAAGGTCCACTAGAGCCATCTTCCAACCCTTAA
- the ccmE gene encoding cytochrome c maturation protein CcmE → MHPLRKQRLMIVIFIVVFSSIAVGLMAYALRENINLFYPPSKIAAGDVPHNTRIRAGGCVKPGSVQRASDSLQIQFVITDGSADVKVNFNGILPDLFAEGEAAVINGIVTEAGELNASEVLAKHDENYIPPEVAEAMKDKGEHQASCEGLKYAS, encoded by the coding sequence ATGCATCCGCTTCGTAAGCAACGTTTGATGATTGTGATTTTTATTGTGGTGTTTTCCAGTATCGCGGTCGGCCTTATGGCCTATGCCCTGCGAGAAAATATCAATTTGTTTTATCCGCCCAGCAAAATTGCCGCCGGTGATGTTCCCCACAATACGCGGATTCGCGCTGGTGGTTGCGTCAAACCTGGCAGTGTCCAACGCGCTAGCGATTCACTGCAAATACAATTCGTGATTACCGATGGTAGCGCCGATGTAAAAGTGAATTTTAATGGCATATTGCCCGACTTGTTTGCCGAAGGCGAAGCAGCGGTGATTAATGGCATTGTCACCGAAGCTGGTGAACTGAATGCCAGTGAAGTATTGGCCAAACACGATGAAAACTACATTCCTCCTGAAGTGGCGGAAGCCATGAAAGACAAGGGCGAACACCAAGCCAGTTGCGAGGGTCTTAAATATGCCTCTTGA
- a CDS encoding heme lyase CcmF/NrfE family subunit: protein MPLDFIQLAPELGQFALILSLCLSTALFLLPLIGAHYGSQLLMRSGPSLATGFFFFVAFAFFCLTYSFIHDDFSVRYVATNSNSLLPIQYKISAVWGGHEGSLLLWILMLAGWTLAVAIFSRSLPLDMQARVLSVMGFVAIGFLSFILFTSNPFDRILPLPPQDGSDLNPLLQDIGLIIHPPVLYMGYVGFSVCFAFAIAALLTGRLDSAWARWSRPWATMAWGFLSVGIALGSWWAYYELGWGGWWFWDPVENASFLPWLIGTALIHSLAVTEKRSLFKSWTILLAIFTFSLSLLGTFLVRSGVLTSVHAFANDPERGVFILGFLLLVVGGSLTLYALRAPVVKGSTGFGLFARETLLLGNNILLTIIMIMVLIGTLYPLIADALNLGKISVGPPYFNLFFLPLMGLLCLLMAFGPMANWKRTSGKQFITLLWKPWVISLVIGLLFPLFYRDTYEPLAALTVFIASWVFIALVADIIYRIRNGSTLLNGLKKLSLSYYAMVIAHAGIAVTAVGVGLTSIYTEERDIRMEVGQHVQVVEYEFVLNKLVKVNGPNYIADEAQISVFQDGKFLRDMKPQKRRYLASGSTMTEVALDVGFFRDLYVAMGEPLTDNAWAMRVHLKPFVRWIWLGALMMAFGAVLAVADKRYRKAIKQEVPVDMPAGKLVNE from the coding sequence ATGCCTCTTGATTTTATTCAGTTGGCCCCTGAGCTGGGGCAGTTCGCATTAATTTTGTCGCTGTGTCTTAGTACGGCATTATTTTTACTGCCATTAATTGGCGCGCATTATGGCAGCCAGTTGCTAATGCGTTCTGGCCCATCACTGGCAACAGGTTTCTTTTTCTTTGTCGCCTTTGCATTTTTTTGTTTGACCTATTCGTTTATTCACGATGATTTTTCAGTTCGCTATGTAGCCACCAACTCCAATTCACTGTTGCCGATCCAATATAAAATCAGCGCGGTTTGGGGGGGGCATGAAGGTTCATTGTTGTTATGGATTTTAATGCTGGCTGGCTGGACTTTAGCGGTTGCAATTTTTAGCCGTTCACTGCCGTTGGATATGCAGGCTCGCGTCTTGTCGGTAATGGGGTTTGTTGCTATCGGCTTCCTGTCATTTATTTTATTCACCTCTAATCCTTTTGATCGTATTTTGCCTTTGCCGCCGCAAGACGGCAGCGATCTGAATCCGCTATTGCAAGATATTGGTTTGATTATCCATCCGCCTGTTCTCTACATGGGCTATGTGGGATTCAGTGTGTGTTTTGCTTTCGCGATTGCGGCACTACTCACTGGCAGATTGGATAGTGCATGGGCTCGTTGGTCGCGCCCATGGGCCACTATGGCTTGGGGATTCCTCTCTGTGGGTATTGCATTAGGTAGTTGGTGGGCTTATTACGAATTGGGTTGGGGCGGCTGGTGGTTCTGGGATCCGGTTGAAAATGCATCCTTCCTGCCGTGGCTAATTGGTACCGCCTTGATTCACTCCTTGGCCGTCACGGAAAAACGCAGCTTGTTCAAGAGCTGGACAATTCTGCTCGCCATTTTCACTTTTTCCTTGAGTTTGTTGGGAACCTTCCTGGTGCGCTCCGGCGTACTAACTTCTGTGCATGCGTTTGCCAATGACCCTGAGCGCGGCGTCTTTATTCTCGGGTTTTTGCTGCTGGTCGTTGGTGGATCTCTCACGCTTTATGCACTGCGCGCGCCTGTCGTAAAAGGTTCAACTGGATTTGGTTTATTTGCGCGTGAAACGCTCCTGCTGGGCAATAACATTCTGCTGACCATCATTATGATTATGGTGTTGATTGGCACGCTTTACCCATTAATTGCCGATGCGTTGAATTTAGGCAAAATTTCGGTTGGCCCACCATATTTTAATCTGTTCTTTTTACCCCTGATGGGGCTGCTGTGTTTGTTGATGGCGTTTGGCCCTATGGCCAACTGGAAGCGGACATCGGGCAAACAATTCATTACGCTCTTGTGGAAGCCTTGGGTAATTAGCTTGGTTATAGGTTTGTTGTTCCCACTATTTTATCGCGACACCTATGAGCCGCTTGCTGCATTAACAGTATTTATTGCCAGCTGGGTTTTTATCGCACTGGTTGCCGATATTATTTACCGAATCCGTAACGGTTCAACGCTGTTAAACGGATTAAAGAAATTGAGCCTCAGTTACTACGCCATGGTTATTGCTCATGCCGGCATTGCGGTGACTGCAGTTGGCGTTGGCCTGACCAGTATTTACACCGAAGAGCGTGATATTCGTATGGAGGTTGGTCAACACGTTCAGGTAGTTGAATATGAGTTTGTGTTAAACAAACTGGTTAAAGTCAATGGCCCGAATTACATTGCGGATGAGGCGCAAATCTCTGTGTTTCAGGATGGTAAATTTTTGCGTGATATGAAACCGCAAAAGCGTCGTTATCTGGCAAGTGGTAGCACCATGACAGAAGTGGCGCTGGATGTTGGTTTTTTCCGCGATCTCTATGTCGCCATGGGTGAACCTTTGACCGATAACGCATGGGCTATGCGTGTACATCTCAAACCCTTTGTGCGTTGGATTTGGTTAGGCGCATTAATGATGGCCTTTGGCGCTGTGCTTGCGGTTGCAGATAAACGCTACCGCAAAGCAATAAAACAAGAAGTGCCGGTAGATATGCCCGCAGGAAAATTAGTCAATGAATAA
- a CDS encoding DsbE family thiol:disulfide interchange protein, protein MNKQRLFLFVPLLTFIVLAIFFWRGLSLDPNAMPSALLNKPVPAFELPVLPAQENPPGLTTANQELLKGRVSLLNVWATWCVTCRQEHEFLNSLKAQGIPIYGVNYKDNDEDAQTWLTELHNPYVFSVIDSDGRLGIDLGVFGAPETYVIDKAGVIRYKHIGDVNAVVWEKTLKPIVDSLQ, encoded by the coding sequence ATGAATAAGCAGCGTTTGTTTTTATTTGTCCCTTTATTGACCTTTATTGTGTTGGCGATTTTTTTCTGGCGTGGTTTGTCACTGGACCCTAACGCCATGCCATCGGCGCTGCTCAATAAACCTGTTCCTGCATTTGAGTTGCCGGTGTTGCCAGCACAAGAAAACCCGCCCGGATTAACAACGGCTAATCAGGAATTGTTAAAGGGTAGGGTGAGCCTGCTGAATGTTTGGGCAACCTGGTGCGTGACCTGTAGGCAAGAACATGAATTTTTGAATAGCTTAAAAGCCCAGGGCATTCCAATTTATGGTGTTAATTACAAGGATAACGATGAGGATGCACAAACCTGGTTGACTGAGCTGCATAACCCCTATGTGTTTAGTGTGATTGATAGTGATGGACGTTTGGGAATTGATTTAGGCGTATTCGGCGCACCTGAAACCTATGTCATCGATAAGGCGGGTGTGATTCGCTACAAACATATTGGTGATGTGAATGCAGTGGTGTGGGAAAAAACACTAAAACCCATCGTTGATAGCTTGCAATAA
- a CDS encoding cytochrome c-type biogenesis protein produces MRATLIKLCSCLGLLLIAFSSLAAIEVHEFDNDVDRKRYQSFVEEMRCPKCQNQNLAGTNSAIAMDLRRELVFMIKEGKSDKEIVDFMVERYGEFILYRPRLNSSTLLLWGAPVFLLIAGIILLLVIVRKRRTLDLASGESGLSAEERARLTDLLNNTQDSTSHTNKQEKQ; encoded by the coding sequence ATGCGCGCAACTCTAATAAAACTCTGTTCCTGCCTCGGTTTGTTGCTCATTGCTTTTTCCAGCCTTGCGGCCATCGAAGTACATGAATTTGATAACGATGTAGATCGGAAGCGTTATCAAAGCTTTGTCGAAGAGATGCGCTGTCCCAAATGCCAGAACCAAAATCTTGCTGGCACTAACTCTGCGATCGCCATGGATTTGCGCCGCGAACTGGTGTTCATGATAAAAGAGGGTAAGTCCGATAAAGAAATTGTCGACTTTATGGTCGAGCGCTATGGCGAATTCATTCTGTACCGGCCTCGACTCAATTCATCGACCCTGTTGCTATGGGGGGCGCCGGTGTTTTTGCTGATCGCCGGGATTATTTTGTTGCTGGTGATAGTGCGTAAGCGCCGCACCCTGGATCTAGCGAGTGGTGAGTCCGGTTTGTCCGCAGAGGAGCGGGCGCGTCTCACTGATTTACTCAATAACACACAAGATTCCACATCACATACTAATAAGCAGGAGAAGCAATAA
- the ccmI gene encoding c-type cytochrome biogenesis protein CcmI encodes MVALWVGAVALCVVAALFIFWPLWRYGAQKNNISVIDVDARLAENVRLFHEHIAELETHLAAGRIDAEQFAQLKLEQERALLDDEANIRAAQQTRRLNVGVATFAVVAVVAVLSTYVLYRELGSSADVEIRIAQLEKQYLDNRDYQIGKDPDPARTREMISLIEERLEDNPDQLQYWFLLARMYMDVSDFGKATNAYLQVLERDKESAMVMAEAAQAMFLRDGSKINPAAADLVHKALKVEPDNTMALGLAGIEAFGKQNYLDAIKYWGRTVKLTGADSPGGQALVAGIERAAGLFFANGGTQEQLDAARDGRHIAVNVLLASDVKVGPDQLVFVYARAWQGAKMPLAIARFKVSELPKRVVLTESMAMTDSMTLATVDKVELVARVSQDGTATAKAGDWQGSIGPIDSAAAPADLQITIGEQVAP; translated from the coding sequence ATGGTCGCTCTGTGGGTGGGCGCCGTTGCGCTCTGCGTTGTCGCTGCATTATTTATCTTTTGGCCGCTTTGGCGTTATGGCGCACAAAAAAACAATATTTCAGTAATCGATGTAGATGCCCGGCTTGCCGAAAATGTACGTTTATTCCATGAACACATTGCTGAGCTGGAAACGCACTTGGCTGCAGGGCGGATTGATGCGGAGCAGTTTGCCCAACTCAAGCTGGAGCAGGAGCGAGCATTGTTGGACGATGAGGCAAATATCCGCGCCGCACAACAAACTCGTCGCCTTAATGTTGGTGTGGCGACATTTGCGGTAGTTGCTGTCGTCGCTGTTTTGAGCACTTATGTTTTATACCGTGAGCTGGGCAGCAGCGCAGATGTTGAAATCCGAATCGCACAATTAGAAAAGCAGTACCTGGATAACCGGGATTATCAAATCGGGAAAGATCCTGACCCAGCGCGGACTCGCGAAATGATCAGCCTGATTGAGGAGCGGTTGGAGGATAACCCTGACCAACTTCAGTATTGGTTTCTTCTCGCACGCATGTATATGGATGTCAGCGATTTTGGCAAAGCAACAAATGCCTATCTGCAAGTATTGGAGCGCGACAAGGAGTCAGCCATGGTAATGGCTGAGGCCGCTCAAGCGATGTTCCTGCGCGACGGAAGCAAAATTAATCCAGCTGCTGCGGATTTGGTGCATAAAGCGCTAAAAGTTGAACCTGATAACACCATGGCATTGGGGTTGGCGGGGATAGAAGCTTTTGGCAAGCAGAACTACCTCGATGCAATTAAGTATTGGGGGCGTACAGTTAAACTGACAGGTGCTGATTCTCCCGGTGGTCAGGCGCTTGTAGCTGGTATAGAACGGGCGGCAGGTCTCTTTTTTGCCAATGGGGGCACGCAGGAGCAATTGGATGCTGCTCGTGACGGTCGGCACATCGCAGTCAACGTATTGCTGGCAAGTGACGTTAAAGTCGGGCCGGATCAACTGGTGTTTGTGTATGCACGGGCTTGGCAAGGCGCCAAAATGCCCCTGGCTATTGCCCGTTTTAAAGTATCTGAGCTGCCCAAGCGTGTGGTGTTAACGGAATCCATGGCGATGACAGACAGCATGACGCTCGCCACGGTGGATAAAGTTGAGTTGGTTGCGCGTGTCTCTCAAGATGGCACTGCAACCGCTAAAGCTGGGGATTGGCAGGGTAGCATTGGCCCGATTGATTCAGCGGCTGCTCCCGCCGATTTGCAAATAACAATCGGTGAGCAAGTGGCGCCCTGA